One Meiothermus sp. CFH 77666 DNA window includes the following coding sequences:
- a CDS encoding tyrosine-type recombinase/integrase, whose product MQPDSLTAFAHYLEVEAQLSPRTVREYSTDVRLFRSWLDAAHPLTAWPEVAPSHLRGFLVARRFRPHRQARVLSALDKFFWYLLTVEKLPGLAGNPVDALTRPKLPERLPRYREVHEVQAFLEAALQNPSPTLGLRDYCLARFLVSSGLRLSACLGLTLDDVRYRDGFPYAVRYVGKGNKEREKVLTEGAAQALAQWLKHRKGYPAPSRHIWVHLQGRAAGQVMTPRAVQLMFKRVARRASLDPKGFSPHKLRHSFATWLRKKGVALDVIREALDHSSIQTTQIYARVGNEELEAALRAFPNVM is encoded by the coding sequence ATGCAACCCGACTCCCTCACCGCCTTCGCCCACTACCTCGAGGTCGAGGCCCAGCTCTCCCCCCGCACCGTGCGGGAGTACAGCACGGACGTGCGCCTCTTCCGTAGCTGGCTCGATGCGGCCCACCCGCTCACCGCCTGGCCCGAGGTGGCCCCCAGCCATTTGCGGGGCTTTCTGGTGGCCCGCCGCTTCCGGCCCCACCGGCAGGCCCGGGTGCTCTCGGCGCTGGACAAGTTCTTCTGGTATCTGCTCACGGTGGAGAAACTCCCCGGCCTGGCCGGCAACCCGGTCGACGCCCTCACCCGCCCCAAACTGCCCGAACGCCTGCCCCGCTACCGCGAGGTGCACGAGGTGCAGGCCTTCCTCGAGGCTGCCCTGCAAAACCCCAGCCCCACCCTGGGGCTGCGCGACTACTGCCTGGCCCGTTTCCTGGTCTCCTCCGGGCTGCGCCTCTCGGCCTGCCTGGGCCTCACCCTGGACGACGTGCGTTACCGCGACGGCTTCCCCTACGCGGTGCGCTACGTGGGCAAGGGCAACAAGGAGCGCGAAAAGGTGCTTACCGAGGGGGCGGCCCAGGCCCTGGCCCAGTGGCTCAAACACCGCAAGGGCTACCCCGCCCCGAGCCGGCACATCTGGGTACACCTCCAGGGCCGGGCGGCAGGGCAGGTGATGACCCCTCGAGCGGTGCAGCTCATGTTCAAGCGGGTGGCTCGGCGGGCCAGTCTCGACCCCAAAGGCTTCAGCCCGCACAAGCTGCGGCATAGCTTCGCCACCTGGCTGCGCAAGAAGGGGGTGGCCCTGGACGTGATCCGCGAGGCGCTGGATCACTCGAGCATCCAGACCACCCAGATCTATGCGCGGGTGGGGAATGAGGAGCTCGAGGCGGCGCTCAGGGCGTTTCCGAATGTGATGTGA
- a CDS encoding helix-turn-helix domain-containing protein, protein MEQPLFTIKEVCELLRVSRPTVYALIQSGRIQRVYVGKASPRITRESLERYLETLKQPEARQPETKKGLGSVLERFGLRMG, encoded by the coding sequence ATGGAGCAGCCCCTATTTACCATCAAGGAAGTGTGCGAGCTATTGCGGGTTTCCCGGCCCACGGTGTATGCGCTCATTCAGAGCGGACGCATCCAGCGGGTGTATGTGGGTAAGGCCTCGCCGCGGATCACCCGGGAGAGCCTGGAGCGCTACCTGGAAACCCTGAAGCAGCCCGAGGCCCGCCAACCAGAAACAAAGAAGGGACTGGGGAGCGTGCTCGAGCGCTTTGGTTTGCGCATGGGGTAG